The nucleotide sequence CTGGAGCAGCTTCGGTCCATGGTGGACGACTCGGAGGACACGGCGCCAGGGCTGCAGCCCGTGTAATCCATGTACTCGTCTGTCTCCGTGTCCATCAGGCTCGGGGGGCCCTGAAAggaagcgggggcggggggccctgAGGAAGCTGGGCTGGGGGTCTCGCTGCCTTCAGGGCGGCACGGGCCCCCCACCTGGAAGCAAGAGCGGGACAGGGTGATGCCCTGTCGCCACCCCAGGCGGAGGAGGGAGTGGCGGCCGGCCAGGGGCTCTCACCTGGGAGGGGGGGACGCGATCGAAGTTCTTCCCCAGCATCCTCCGCATGTGCTTCCGGGCATGGGAGGTCATCTGGTGCTTGAGGAGGAAGGAGAACTGGCAGCCCTCCCGGATGCAGTGGAAGTGGCTGTTCACCTGGTTGTACTTGCAGCCTGCGGACACAGCCCCGCCTGGCCGTGAGCACCCCGCACCGGCCAACGCTTGCCGCACCTGCTGCGTGTCGGTGGCCTTCTGCGCACTGGCGTCCGGGGAGAGGGCACGTCTCCCCCAACCCATGGGGGCATTCCTCTGAGGAGGCCTTgtactccaccccacccccaggtggCAGGAGGGCATGTGACATGGCAGGCTGGGCCCCCAATGGAGAGATCCCAGGGCTCCAGACGAGACCCTGATGACCCGTCCGCCAGGTCAGCCCCCTCCCAGCAAGCAAGACATGTCTCCACGTCTCCTCTGGAGAGCCCGGGTGCCTGTCCCCGGACCTGTTTAggtctctgccctgcccccaccccacctccgcTTGGCTCTGGGCTGAGAACAAACAGAGCCTGGGCAGGGCTGAAGCAGTGTCGGCGCAGGGCAGGTGAAGGCCTGCCCGTTGCCATGGCACCGGGGCCGGCCAGGTGTCTTATATCATCCCCCAGTTTTGTTTGGCCCCAACTACCACCCAAAACCCCCAAAGTTGAGTAAATACGGACAGCTAGGGAGCACCCCAACACCCGTAAGCTGAGCCTGAGGACAGCACAGGCCAGCGAATGTTGACCTCTGTTGCCACAGTTACCAACCCTCACCCAGACCATGAATTCTTTTTGAATTAATACTTGAAAGAAAGGTTTGTTTCCTGCCCTTTTCTGGCAGTTGCCCTGAGTAGCTCACCCTTCCCCTCTGGAAGGGCCAGTCTGCAGACGCAGCAGCCCCACCTCTGGTCCCCCAAGGCCCTGCTGCTCCAGCCACCTGAATCCCAGCAGACCCGGCCTGCAGCCCAGATGTCTGCCCCGCCTGCCTCGGGGCCACCTGCCTTCCAGTTTCCAGTTTGTTCCTGGCAGATTCCTGCCCCACATCTGCAGGCCCAGGAACATGTGGCTCCGTcgtggggcacgtgggtgggctctgccctctgcccgCTCAtcccagagccccctccccaaaaGGCATCCCCCAGGGCAAGCTGGGGCCAGGGAGCAACTCGGGGGGCCCTGGGTCGGGGGCTGTGGACGGCTTCCCGGCTGAGGCCCCAGCTCTCACAGCAGACTCCGTTCCCTGGCATCTGCTGCTAAGCTCAGGGCACGTGTGGCCCAGGTTGCAAATGCTCTGGGCTGACCTGCAGCGTACCTGCTTGTCCCACCAGATCCCTGCCACTAAGCACGGTGCTGGCCAGAGCAGACGCCCCAAACCCTTactgccaccaccccccaccccgccacctccTGCAACAGCACGCTCTGCACGCAGCCATTCCTCAATAAACATCTGCTGCACGAACACACGAGCAGACAGAGCAGGGTCCGTCCTGGACAAAGCCCTTGTAGTGCAAGCCCTGGAAAGAGATCCCAGGGCGGGTCACTTCAGGAGCTCCTACGTTACAGGCACGGCCtcgagggaaaaggaaagaacaccGGGTTCAGGGCCTGACTCTGCCCATGTGGCATTTTcctcggggggagggggtggtggctgGAGTGCTCTGAGTCACCCTCGCCCCTCTTCCTGGGCTCTTTGTGTTGGACAGTGTTGCCCACGTGACAATTCCTAGCCTGTGAGATCTgggacatttttaaagaactgtggAGCCTGAGAGGCAGGGACAAGAGGTGGGTACTGGGAAAGGGGGTCGAGGCTGCACCCCTGCCGCAAGCCACCACCCCCAGTCCCGGCCGCAAGTACCTAGCCTGCCACACTCCTCACGCTTGGTGAAGTACTTGAACCCGTTGGCTGCCCGCCGCTCGGCCTTCTCGTGCTTCTTTATGTGCCATGGCAACTTGGTGGTGATATTGGTCACGAAGTAGCAGCCAGTCCGGAGGCAGTGGTAGTGTCCACGCATCCGGAACTCACAGtgctgcggggaggggcaggggggtcAGGAGCAGGCGGACAGCCTCCGTGAGCTCCCACCTGGCCCCCGCCTCTGGGCCATGGTAGGCCCTCCTCCGTGCTCAGAATCAGGAATCGGGTACAGACCTTTCACGTGTGCAAAAGCAGTATTGTCCCTTTTGTCATTTGACTGAAACATCCGATCTGGTGAACTTGCCAACTGCCTCCCGTCCCACACCCagagcagacatcactaatctatCCCCGCACTCTCTCTGCATCGCCCAGCTCTGGGATCAGATTCCTTCTCAAGGCGCTCTACCAGACAGCCTCTACCAGTCTCAGGGTAGGCCTTTATTAAGGTGAACTTGATCTGCCCTTCCTGTCTGGGGCACGGACAATTGAATCTCTAGCTGCCCAGTGGGCCTAGAATTGTAAAATTCTAGGCGTGTGGGGAAAGGGAGCCCAGTTCCAGGACGGGCGGAATGATGCCAAGTGTAGAGCAGCTGTCCAGCATGACGTCCCCACTGAGGGCCGGGATGACATGATAGACCTCACCAATGGAGCCCCAGTCTGGACCCCTGCCCAGGGGCCTCCAGGGGCCAACAGTGCCCTTTCCAGGGACGGGAGGAGGCCAATTCAAAACGGGCGTGAGAAACGGAATCCCTGCCAGGAGGAGCTGGTCCCGGGCCCTGCCCCCCGCCCTgtgctgacccccaccccccggccctgcccccgccccctccctgtgCTGACCTGGTTGGGACAGAGACACTGAAGTGAGTAGTATGCGAACTGGTCTCGCACGTTCACCAGGTTGTTGTTGGGGTTGATGTGGTCCAGGCAGTGCGACTCGGCCTTGCCCGAGGTTTTGCAGACATACTTGCAGTTCCCAAAGAGACAGTGGAAGTGGAACTTGCTGGCATACTTGCAGTCCGTTGCGAGACAAGGATCGCTGGAATGAAACCACAGCCCAGAAGGTCATTGGCATTCCCGGGGCCCTCCACATGGACATCCTGACATTTGTCGTGTTGGGGTTCTGCTCCCTCATCCCCTGGGGTGCAGCCCAGAGGACTGGCCCCTGGGCTGCCCTCCTCCCACACCACAAGTGGCTTTGGCCAGAGGAGACTACAGATCCCAGCATGCATTCCTGCCTTCTTTTTGGAGCTCGGATGGTGCAGGAAGGATTGCAGTGTGCAGGCTGCCCAGAGCATTGCATGCTGGGACACGTAGTTTCCATGGCCACACCTCAGGATTATAGATAAGGACGGCTGCAGTAACCTCTTGGATGTGAAACTGAGAGAGGGCGCTGCCAGCCCTGGCGGGGGGCCAGTGAGGGCCTGGCAGGCCTGGCACAGGCACTGCACTGGGTGTGGCTGACTGACAGGGTGCAGATGGGTGGGCAGCCCTACCAGGAAACTCTGCTACCACGAGGCCTCGACCAGTGGGGATGCGTGCCTGGTGTCAGGTGCTGCCGAGGCGCAAGGCTGCTGGGGGCCCCCCAGGGTCGGCCCAGGGCGTGGGGCTCCCGCCCACTCAGAGAACCTCACAGGCCAGCTGAGTGGTGGAGCTTGGGGGGCGGAGGGGTGCTGGGCcgagcccccccctcccccgccccatgcCAGCCTACCCAGGGAGCAGCAGCCCTGTCCCACGGCCTGCCCCACTGGGCGGCAGACAGGCGCCGAGGATGCTTTGCCGCAGCCTTCGGCCCTGGCCGCCCCCACGGCCACCACTTCGGCCCTGGCCAACCGCACTGGGGAAACTAAGAGGGTTGCCGCTGAGGGCGAGGGGGACCGGAGAAAGCTCAGGGAGGTATGGGGAGGAGCGCAGGTCCCCTTCCATGCCGCAGGCCCAGCCCCAGGTGCTCAGAGAGGGAGGACAGCTGCCGCTCAGGCGGTGTGTGTTCACAtccaatttattacttttattgagAACAGGAAGCCGCACATGTAACGATACAGAGTCACCGTTCTCGCCACAAGGCGCCACCACCATCCAGTGAGGAAGGGCCCTTCCACCCGAGAGCTCAGGCCATCGTGCAGATGGGCGCgggcctcggggggggggggcgcctagccccctcgccccccacccaTGACTTCGCTTGTCCCGCAGAGGCTCGGCCGTGGGCGCGAGCCAAAGAGACCCACAAGGAGGCCTAGGGCGAGATGCGGCCCACCACTCCCAGCCCACCCAAACGGGTCCTCACAGTGTCACCACTGCCCCTCGGGAACAGCGGCcgccacaccccacccccccagctggCCGCTCTGGGAACAGGCAGGGAAGGCCAGAGAAGCAGCATCTTTGGCTAGAAGGCCATTGCCCGATGAGTGTCCCAGAGAGGCTGGGGACAGCCAGGGCTAAgtgcagggtgaggagcagaacCTCTGCGGCTGCCCTTACTAGAACCTACTCCCGAGACACGCGGGGGACACGGGACTCCCGGCTCATCGAGGGACTCACTTCTCCTGGAACTGCAGGAATCCGGGTTTGACCTGGGGCTTGGCGTTTTCTAGAGAAGTCGTTGCCAAGGGTGAAGTGGGCAGGTGAGGCACTGACGCTGGAATCTGAGGCATCTGGGGTATGGTGGAAGCGAGCTGCTTCCAGGCAAGCAGCGTGGGGGTGGAGGGCACGGCGGCCGGGCTGGGAGTGGGACCTTCCAGAGAGGAAACCGTGGCTGTGGTGACAGGAGGTGCTGGAGGGGACGAGGGGGCCAAGGCAGGTTTGGTCTCCGCAGCCGAGGCGGGGAAGGAGGCCTCTGTGTTTCCCTTCACTGCTCCTCCCTCCGTCCGGAAGTGAAAGCTGCAACAGGCAGAAGCCACGTCTCAGGTGGGGAGTGACGAGGGCCCCGAGCAGGTAGCCTTTCCGGGGGTCTGACCCCATCACAAGCCTAGGGGCCCagtgtgcccctccccctctccccccgcagTCCCCAGTCCTAGGCGTGACCCTACCAGGAAGGAAGGACTGACAACAAATGGCCGTATCCTCTGGTCCTCAacttgggctcctggctcggccCTAACTGTACCTTCCTACATGTGACCTTCCTGCTATGGCTGTCCCTAGCTCCTCCTACACAGAGcggggcggggtggtgggggagacagGGACAGCAGGCCCTGGCGCATGAAGTCCGTGCTTCCAGAATCTGCTCTGAGAATTAAAGGCGGTTCTCAGCCTTCGAAGTTGGCTCTTCTGCAGACTAGCAGCTTGGGCTGCCTAAGCAGTGAGCAGAGCCTGAGCGAGGGTCCAGCAGCCTCGGTCTGTTTTAAATGTCGACAAGTTCTGGGTTCAATTATGCTAGGTGGCTGGCCTGCTGCTTTTCAGCTCAATGGGTTTACaaattaatttccttatttttaggtCAAAGAGAATCTACTAGTCTACAATACTGTGGCTGGGAAAGGTCTTCACCTAGGGTCCCTGCCTGGGTCAGAGCGGGGTCTCTCCGGCTAACTCTGCAGGGAACATGTGTGGTCAGGCTGCCGGCTGCACTGGGCGggggggcagaagcagaccctgCTCCGGGTCTCTAAGTGGGGCCTGGATGGGCTCAGAAGACCCTGCTAGGGGTCTTCCCTGAGCAGGTGGAAGGGCGGGGAAGCCTGCCTTTCTTTCAGGCAGTACCTTCTAAGAAGCCAGCTCAGCTTCTGAGGTCTGGTGGGAGCTGCACACGGGTGTCTGCTTGGAAAGCAGCTAGAGGGGCCACGCAGCCCAGAGCCTAGAGACTGGCTGGGATGAATGAGGCCAGGTTGCCATGGGCCCCGGGGACCCCCACTCACTTGGCGTGCTTGATGGCCCCGTCCAGGGTGCTGAAAAGCGCACCGCACTCCTCCACCACACAGTGGAAGTGGGCCTTGTGAAGGAAGTCACACTGGGCATCACAGAAGTCCTTGGTGCCAAACCTGGCAGAGGAACCGGTGGTCAGAGGAAACCCTGGGGTACTGGCCACCACGACGGGTGGGCGTGGCCCTCCCTGCTCCTTTGCTCTGCCAGGAAGCCCCTCACCTTCGAAGGTACACCTTCCAGGGCTCGGCCAGTTTCTCCTGAACCAGCGCCTTCACAGCCTTGCCCAGGAAGGGCGAGGACTCCATGGCGGCGCTGCCCTCCACTTCCGTCTTGATGTTCAACAGGCTGCCGAGGTTGGGGTTGCCCTGAGACATCTGCGAAGAGCACAGGGGCCGTGCTTGAGGCTGGGGACCTCAAGACGCAAACGTGGCCGCCCTGGGAGCAGCAGCAGCTCTGGGCCACTCGGGCCTCTTGCAACGGACCAGAGccgtgggagaggagaggaggcctGGCCCCACGAGGCTCTGGCCATAGCCGAGCCTGCTCTGAATGAACGCTGCCCCAGGCAACGTGCAGCACTACCCTGGCCCCGTGGAGATGCCAGGGCTCCTCCACACAAACCCTGTGGTGCTAAGATCCATCACTCAAGCTAAGGCCGAGACTCTGGGCACATACTCCAGCCTAGCTTTTCCCAGACTTCGTGGCTCCCTGGTTATTTTCCTGCCAGGTTTTCAAAAGAagtgcaggaggaggaggggggggatCCCCTATGAATTCCTTGAGAACAAGAGAAGGCACAcaaaggaggagcagagagggagggagggaggctcacGGGGTGAGATCAAGATGGCTCACTGCTGCTGGGCCCcggagggggagtggggagggggagcccgTGTAAAGGCTCGACCCACATGGGGCATGGGGCCCTGACAGGAAGGAACGAGGGGGTGCGGGGGGCAGTGATCcgagaagggaaaaggagagcaagagagctaggagggagggagggaaggcggaGGGCACAGGGCCTGCGGCGGAGGGCAGAGGGTAGCAGGGGGCTCCTTCCCCAAGGGCCCAGCCGGGACCCCCACCCGTGAGGTCCGGCCGGGGCCCAGCTCCCTCAGCAGTCACTTGTGTGCGGTAACCAAATTAATCTTGCTGTAGTCAAATTTATCATGTGaagggggaaaatatatttgagatgATGTATAATTTACAAAGACcctgcattatttaaaataaatattccgGAGCGACCTCTGCAGAAGGCGTCCGAGACCATTACTCAACCCGAAAAGTGGAAATTGATGCTTTGCTCCCACTTTAgggcccttcccccacccctttttaaacaaacaaaaaaatatataaaataaataaataaaattaataactgaGAGCAGAAGAAGTTAGAGGGCTCTGGAAAAGCTTTTGGAGCCCTccatctgaaaggaaaaaaagggtgTCAGAGGCTGGAATATATTTCTTCAGCCAGTTCATTAAATTAATTTGTAAGCAGGGGCTCTGAAATTATATCCGATGAAAAATGGCCTCAAAATTTAAATGGTACAAACTCATCTTATTAGaggcaaaacattaaaaaacaaacacatcccccccaccccccagcatagCTTTAATTTCtctgggtgggggaatgggaggCGTGTGATGGATGGTTCTTACCTTATTCATAAGCGAGGATAAAAGAGATGAATTTGCCGGGACTGCGTGGCCATTTGATTCATTGCTGGAACACACAAACCAAGGGGCTTTAGCTTGGATGTACGTGGGACTGAGCCCAGATACTCACCCTTCCCAGTCCATCCCTTGGGCCCCCGCCCCGCCTGCTACATCTGCCTGGGCAGGACGATGACCCCTGCTAGGAGGAGTCGGCCCCTGGCCTCTGTGTGGTGTGCCTCCGGGGTGCTGTCCCAGAGCCTCCTGCTGTGGAGCAGAACTGGGAGGCCCCAGCCTCGCCTCACCTGGGCTCCTTCACAGTCAGGTCTAAACTGCGGTCCTGGGAGGCCTCGTGGGGAACCGGGGTGCCAGTGTCCTCACCGGGCTCCTGCTTCACCGGGGCCGTGGGGAACCTGGCAGGGGCGGCCTGCTGCCCGCTTCctacaggggaggggagggaagatggTGTTAGAGGGGCACAAACCGGAACCCCCCCACCGCCCAGCAAGGAGGGCAGTGGGCTGGGtgggctggggccctgggggagCCCTGGCTGCTGGTCAGCGATTCTCCCCACTGACATGATCGCTTGTGACGCTTACCCCTGTGTGGCAATTCTTCAAGTGATAATTATTGCAAAATTATGTCAAAGTTGTCCTGGCTCAGGGCCTCCTGGAGGAGAAGGgcgggaggctggggagggggctggcacgGGGGTGGGGGCCCTTCATTTTCTCCGCCGACTGTCATCGTCAATTTGTGGGGCTGCCGCTTAGGCTTTTATTAAAGACTCTGTTAATGCTGAGGGAAAGTGGCAGATCTAGACTGGGAGCTGCGCCCCCTCTGCAGGTCCCCGGCCCACTGTTGCCGGGGCGACGGCCCTGCCTTCCACTGAGCATGCCTAGGAGGGGCATCTGCTGTGTCAGGGCTATGGAAGCTGACAGCCAATCAGAGCGGTTCAAACTGTGTGACCTCGCCCGTCAAGCTGTCCAGGGCAGGGATAGGAGGCCCACTTGGGCCGGGTTGGGCTGGACCGGGGCTAGGTGGGAGCTGGTGGGGTGCCGCCACTGGAGGAAAGGCTGGCGCGGGGTGGACAGAGGACCGAGGAGGCCGAGCAGAGCAGGGGCAGAAGAAGCTGCTGACAGGAGCGTGTCCACCGAGCCCTTCTCCACAATCCCCAAGTGGCTGAAATACTGCTCTGCCCCAAGGCGCTGCGGCTGACAGAGGCCTGCTTCACAGGCAGCAAGtggcattttattaaaaaataaaggaaaatgggcctcctccccttccttgccctttcttttgggggaaggagatttttctaatgaaaaggaagaagttgCCAGTCTGGCCACGGAGCTCCACGTGGCCCTGAAGCAGCTGGCCAGAGGGGCATGGCCCCCCGGGCAGTCCTGCTGTCCGTCCCATGCCCGGAATGGAAGGTGCGTGTCGCCACTTCCAGCTGACAGGAGTGTCCCACTGGGGACAGCTGAGTTTTTGGAACTCAGCGTCCACATGCCGGTAGCTCCCcaaagtcacttgcccaaggtcccccAGGATACGGCCCGGCCCCCTTGCCAAGCACTGGCAGGCCCTCCGGGAGGTCTGGGCAGATCCCTGGGCTAGGCCACAGGGACCTTAGGGCTTGGCTGGTCTCGAGATGACCTCACAGAGGAGCAGGGCGCTCGGGCTCAGGAGTCGGACCACTGAGGTCCAAGTCCAGACTTGGCCCCCTCCTAGCTGTGTGCCCGGGAGCAGACTATCCGCACTGGTCCTTCAGCTCCACAAGGCAGGACTCTGCCTCCCTGTGTGTCCCCAGCACCAGCCAGCTGCCTGGCCCTCGGCAAGCACAGCGGTTGTTGAATGAGTGGACGAAGTGACAGCTGACTTTTGTCACAGGGGACAGGGGAGAAGAGCCAGGTAAACAGAAAAGCCGAAGAGCTCCAGAGACacagaagacatttaaaaagagtgGAAAACGTGAGAGAGGAGAACCGTGCCCCTCGGCGAGCCAGAGGGAGAGTGGAGGTGTGAGCAGCAGGCTCCAGCTGCGTAGTCCAACATGGCAGCAGCTGGGCAGGTGTGACTCAGTTATCCAATAGAAATCCAGTTCCCTGGTcacatggccaatttcaagcgcTCAACAGGCACCTGTGACTAGCGGCTGCCATACTGGACAGCGCAGAACAGAACGTTTCCGTGGTCGCAGAAAGTTCTACCAGATGGCACTGATTGAGGGGGAGAGACTGGAAGGATGTCCTCGGCCTCGAGGGGCTGGCCAGGTGTGAATCCCAAGCATCCCTGAAGTCTGGCCACCCCACTGGACTCCTGCCCCCTCCAGGTGACACAGAGGGGGGCCCTAGGGAAACATGGGGTTCCGGGACTGCTCTCATCAGGGGCTGGACTCGGGACGAGGTGGGGTGAGAAGTCAGGGCAGTGGGTGAGGACCAACTGCCCCCAGGATGTGAAGGCTTAACCGcctccacttcacagatgaaaGACCAGGGCTGCCTGCAGGTGCAGGCCAGAATGAGAGGCCCCCAAGAGCAAATAAACAGTAGGAGACAGAGACCAGGCAATACGGGGGGCTGGGCGGGCAGGGGCCATGGGTGCAGGAGTAGAAAGGCACTTTGCCAGTCTCCACCCTCACTCCCCCTCTGCTCCGCAACCCGAGGCTGTGGGTTCCCGGGGTCTGCGGGCTACCTGCTtcctggggcagggcctggcctgcTCACCTGGGTCAAAGGTGGCAGAGGGCTTGAGGGCGGCGGCGGCCAGCCTGGCCATCATGGGTGAAATGAGGCCCTTGCTCGCCGAGATCCTTTCCATGATGGAGGCGGGGGGCACCGGGACGGAGGAGGCAGCCGCCGGGGCAGAGTCGCCGGCTCCCGAGGCAGCCAGAACAGGCGTGTCAGCGGCTGCTGAGGCCGCTGCCCCCGATGACATGGCACCCAGCAGGCCAGGGGCGCCCACGGGCAGGGAGGCGCCACTCCGAGCCGACAGGATGGGGAAGTAGGGGGCGGCGGTGGGCAGGCCTGAGTTGGAGAGGGCCAGCGCCAGCGGGATGGAAGCGGGCAGGCCCTGGGACAGGAGCCCCGAGATCTTGCTGTTGGGAGGCTTGGCGGCGCTGGGCACGGCctcggcggtggcggcggcggcagcggccaGGGAGGCGGAGGACTGCTGGCTGGTCGGGGAGGCGCTCAGGCTGGAGTTCTTGCTGCTCAAGGCCGAGAAGTCGACCAGGTCGTCGTTGCTTGACTCCTCGTGCTCTGTGTCCTTGGCGCCCAGCAGGGAGGCCGGCAGCCCCAGCACGCCCGAGGAGCGGACGTGCCTGCGCTCGTGCTTGCGCTTGTGGGAGGTCATCTGGCTGGTGGAGGTGAAGGTGAAGCCGCAGCCGGCGCGGATGCAGTGGAAGTGGTTGGTGGCCTTGCTGTACACGCAGCCCTCGTACCTGCACTCCTCGTACTTGTAGAACTTCTTGAAGCCGTCCTTGGCGTACGCGTCGTCCTTGATGTGGTAGCTCTTGTGCTTCTCGATGTCACACTTGTTCTTGAAGGTGAACGTGCAGCCGGGGCGCCTGGACGGGACATCGGGAGCCTGTCGCAGGGCCTCGGGGGGCCTGGAGGTGGTCCTGCCCTGCTCCCACCCTGGCCCcagcgcggggtggggggagcccagGAGGAGTTTCtgggcagccccccacccctgtaTGGCCCACGTCTCTGTGTccatccttcccccctccccaccccccgaccaGGAAGCCTCCCTGGCTGGCGCCCCGCTTACCTGCAGTGGAAATGGGTGGTCTTCTGCCCGTAGAACTGGCAGTCGGCTGTGCCGCAGTCCTCGGTGGCTCGGAAGCGCTGGAAGCCATCGTTGATGAGCTGGGTGTTCTTCTTGTGGAAGTTCTCGTGGGTCATCACGTCTGACGTGCTGGTATACACCTTGTTACAGCCCACCTGCAGGCAGGACGACCGTCAGGGCAACTGaggccaggcaccccagggcccAGGTCAGAGCAGCCGTGCTGCTGGCCAGTgacctccctgctcaggggggctTCGGCCCCATAAACATCCCCCTGGGCGGTGGAGAGCCTCTAACAACCCCTCCGGCCCTCCAGGCCTCGCCTGTGCTCAGGGTCGGGTTGTCTTCAGGGCCCCTGGATGCCTCCCGGCACAGGTGTGGCAGTCTAGCCCCACCTAGGTGGGTTTGGGGTCCTCATCGGTGGCTCTCCCTCCAAAGCCCCTGGCGGTGGGCAGGGCTGGACCTGGGGGGCCTGGCGGTCACCTTCAGCCCAGGGACTCACTTTGTggacagttcctggcacagggccctccccaccccacccgggCTGGGCCAAGGCAGGCAACGTGGCCATATTGAGTAAAAACCAGTGGAATCTGAGCACTCTTGAAGGCTGGGCTGTGCCAGTGTCTGCACCATCTCAGGGCCCGGAGAGCGAGCCCCCCTCTCCTCCCGGCCCAGGTTGTTCCACGGAGCCCATAACAACCCCCTGACAAATACCGGGGGAGGCGCGCCGGCTGCTATTTGCAACCCCCAGTCGCTCCCCCCTGGACCTGACACCTTGAAAAAGCCCAGACTCTGCGTggcattaaaacagaaaattaaacaaaaacctCCTCAGGAACCATTTGCAATGCGGCTCTTGGTGTTAAAGCCTGAAAAATGTTGGTCTGTATAAACAGCTCCCTGAATTGCACCCGCACCAAGTATGGCCATGGGGCCGGCCCCCCGCCCGCCCGACGCTGCCCCCCGCCTGCCTGACACTGCCCCTCGGCCTGCCCGCCCGCCCAACACTGCCCCCCGGCGCTGCACCCCGCCCGCCCGACACTGCCCCCCACCCGGCCCGCCCGACACTGCCGTCcggcctgcccgccccccccgccacgcTGGCCCCCGGGGCGGGCGGGGCACCTGCATGCAGTGGTAGTGGGTGCTCTTCCCGTTGAGGTGGCAGCCGTGGTAGTAGACACTGCAGTCGTCCAGTGGGCTGAAGCGCATGAAGCCGTGCTGCAGGGAGTTGTCACGCTTCTTGTGCATGTTGTAGTGGCGGATCACGTCCTGCTTGCTTGTGAACCTCTGCGAGACAGTGCCGCGTGGGTCGAggccagcccccccaccccgcccagacCACTGGCCCCTTGGCTGTCCCCGGGAGTAATCCTGTCTGGGGTGGAGGCAGCCCGTGTGGCCTCCGGGCCAGCACAGGAGACAGGAGACGGAGCTATTCCAAAGGCTctggagcccccacccccacccccgatccTGCCCTGGCCTCCCACCAGGCTCCGGGCAGTCATGCCCAGGAGCAGAGAAGCCGAAGCGGGCCCAGCCCTTCAGGCAGGGGCTCTGATGGGTGATGACTCCTTTTGCCCAGGACCACCAACGGGCTGTGCCAGCGCAAGCTCCCTGGTGAGCAAGAGGGACAACCTGCTCTGCTCGTATAAGAGGGTTTTGACCATAAGTGACAATCTATCTGGGCCTCAACGTGATCATCTGTTAGACGGGGCAGGAGTCCTGACCTCACGAAGACACTGGGAACGTCCGATAAGGGGCCTCTGCCTGCTGGCCTGGTCCCCTGGGGCAGGGCAAGCCCCCAGTGAATGGGAGCTTCAATTATCACCCGGGGGATGCAGATGGCTCAGGTTCCTATCAGACGCCTATCTGCGGCGGCTGGTTTTCTGGGATCTCTGCCTGCTTGAGTTGAGAGCCCCCAGTGCACTTGCGGGAAGCTCGTCTGCCCCTGGGCCGGTatgcaggggcagggctggtgcCCACTGGACCCTACCTGGTAGTTGCACTCGGGGTCCAGGCAATGGTAGTGCTCTCGGTACTGGTAGGCGCAGTGGATGTGGCCACAGTGCTGACTGCCTGAGAACCTGCAAGGACGAGCGGGGGGCTCAGGGCTCTCTGGGCAGCAGTCCCAGTGAGGATGCTTCTCAGGCTCTTGACCGGAGCAGCTGAGAAAAATGTGTGCCCATACCTCAGGGAAGCGCT is from Zalophus californianus isolate mZalCal1 chromosome 4, mZalCal1.pri.v2, whole genome shotgun sequence and encodes:
- the CASZ1 gene encoding zinc finger protein castor homolog 1 isoform X1, whose product is MKVDYLSEFGFRLSDYEFGTKERRMDLGTAEGTRCTDPPADKPAMAAKRKGGLKLNAICAKLSRQVVVEKGAEAGPQAEGSPLRPRDREAGMARGTRSEEDKRRAVIEKWVNGEYSEEPAPTLGLGRMGREGLELPPEGVYMVQPQGCSDEEDHGEEPPKDGSGVADEKESDGAASKDNSSPGAKQASGEASSLRDYAASTMTEFLGMFGYDDQNTRDELARKISFEKLHAGSIPEVATSSMLPASEDALSKRARFSKYEEYIRKLKAGEQLSWPAHSTKAEERAGKEVAGSLPGLRLPSSTAHLETKATILPLPSHSSVPMQGLVARASKYDFFIQKLKTGENLRPQNGSTYKKPSKYDLENVKYLHLFKPGEGSPDMGGAIAFKTGKVGRPSKYDVRAIQKPGPAKVPPTPSLAPAPLPSVPSAPSAPGPGPEPPASLPFNTPEYLKSTFSKTDSITTGTVSTVKNGLPTDKPAVTEDVNIYQKYIARFSGSQHCGHIHCAYQYREHYHCLDPECNYQRFTSKQDVIRHYNMHKKRDNSLQHGFMRFSPLDDCSVYYHGCHLNGKSTHYHCMQVGCNKVYTSTSDVMTHENFHKKNTQLINDGFQRFRATEDCGTADCQFYGQKTTHFHCRRPGCTFTFKNKCDIEKHKSYHIKDDAYAKDGFKKFYKYEECRYEGCVYSKATNHFHCIRAGCGFTFTSTSQMTSHKRKHERRHVRSSGVLGLPASLLGAKDTEHEESSNDDLVDFSALSSKNSSLSASPTSQQSSASLAAAAAATAEAVPSAAKPPNSKISGLLSQGLPASIPLALALSNSGLPTAAPYFPILSARSGASLPVGAPGLLGAMSSGAAASAAADTPVLAASGAGDSAPAAASSVPVPPASIMERISASKGLISPMMARLAAAALKPSATFDPGSGQQAAPARFPTAPVKQEPGEDTGTPVPHEASQDRSLDLTVKEPSNESNGHAVPANSSLLSSLMNKMSQGNPNLGSLLNIKTEVEGSAAMESSPFLGKAVKALVQEKLAEPWKVYLRRFGTKDFCDAQCDFLHKAHFHCVVEECGALFSTLDGAIKHANFHFRTEGGAVKGNTEASFPASAAETKPALAPSSPPAPPVTTATVSSLEGPTPSPAAVPSTPTLLAWKQLASTIPQMPQIPASVPHLPTSPLATTSLENAKPQVKPGFLQFQENDPCLATDCKYASKFHFHCLFGNCKYVCKTSGKAESHCLDHINPNNNLVNVRDQFAYYSLQCLCPNQHCEFRMRGHYHCLRTGCYFVTNITTKLPWHIKKHEKAERRAANGFKYFTKREECGRLGCKYNQVNSHFHCIREGCQFSFLLKHQMTSHARKHMRRMLGKNFDRVPPSQGPPSLMDTETDEYMDYTGCSPGAVSSESSTMDRSCSSTPVGNESTAAGNTISLPTASGAKKRFWIIEDMSPFGKRRKTASSRKMLDEGMMLEGFRRFDLYEDCKDAACQFSLKVTHYHCTRENCGYKFCGRTHMYKHAQHHDRVDNLVLDDFKRFKASLRCHFADCPFSGSSTHFHCLRCRFRCTDSTKVTAHRKHHGKQDVISAAGFCQFSSSADCAVPDCKYKLKCSHFHCTYPGCRHTVVGMSQMDSHKRKHEKQERGEPPAASPGPAIGLDGALSLGAEPGAAPLFLPPAAAAGAAGGPGGLGLGDPGDPGPLDGPGPRDSPAAPTPAPTAGESSQEDEEEELELPEEEADDDDDEDDDDEDEDEDDDEDDDEDLRTDSEDESLPEAAAAGGGPGARSPERAAPAPAAASP